One Hordeum vulgare subsp. vulgare chromosome 4H, MorexV3_pseudomolecules_assembly, whole genome shotgun sequence DNA window includes the following coding sequences:
- the LOC123447540 gene encoding 65-kDa microtubule-associated protein 6-like, with protein sequence MLSLHPTHPPIHPSTNDVSLPLAGDAKTLTQLSIELASWCICIVVSSSPTASTSATTAMGEVAAELLYSMAPLALSGGGAEVGSCAPLLAELRQLWGEIGKSREERERMVQELEAECTRVYRRKVDEATGERALLHQSLAASEAEIAALTAALGAENSTHFKVNKWTVSLNERVSSATGLLEELRSMRAERSKQFTDIRSEIEKISAEIAGRSHGQDTSPRAGDGHDLTIRRLNEYKARLSTLQKEKSDRLHKVLEHVTEVHSLCDVLGEDFIAIVNEVHPGLHEADPGKPTSISDTTLTRLSQVVAMLTAEKAKRAAMLREAVVPLVELWDLMDSPVEERRGFQKAAAVLRPAKEEVLSSGVLSMASIKKTEEEVERLTRLKAGRMKELVLKRRLELENICRSMHVEPDASTVPEKSIALIDSGLVNPSELMASIDDQIAKAKEEHQSRKDIMEKINKWLLACEEEKWLDDHNVDENRFSTGRTARLNLKRAEKARVIIMKIPAIVDNLMSRTLAWESERKKPFLYDGARLVAVLEEHKQARLRQEEERRRLREQKKLRTLFSEKEAMPRLKRPSGSGGFSRTPEPSSMNRKRVDAGRLTCSAPSMRSGSSGSSCGGGGGGRSSGELDRPRSSAAGAGRCGELLHGARRLSASSFNYVGVAKAGGSMSSSLASLS encoded by the exons ATGCTCTCTCTCCACCCGACGCATCCACCCATCCATCCATCAACCAACGACGTCTCTCTCCCGCTAGCTGGAGACGCTAAAACCCTCACCCAACTCTCCATCGAGCTAGCTAGCTGGTGCATCTGCATCGTCGTCTCTTCCTCTCCAACGGCCAGCACGAGCGCAACGACGGCCATGGGAGAGGTCGCCGCCGAGCTGCTGTACAGCATGGCGCCGCTGGCCCTCTCCGGCGGCGGCGCCGAGGTCGGCAGCTGCGCGCCCCTGCTGGCGGAGCTCAGG caaCTGTGGGGGGAGATCGGCAAGAGCCGGGAGGAGAGGGAGCGGATGGTGCAGGAGCTGGAGGCGGAGTGCACGCGGGTGTACCGCCGCAAGGTCGACGAGGCCACCGGCGAGCGCGCGCTGCTGCACCAGTCGCTCGCCGCCAGCGAGGCCGAGATCGCCGCCCTCACCGCCGCCCTCGGCGCCGAAAACTCCACGCACTTCAAG GTAAACAAATGGACCGTGTCGCTGAACGAGCGGGTGTCATCGGCGACGGGTCTGCTGGAAGAGCTGCGGTCGATGAGAGCAGAACGGAGCAAGCAGTTCACCGACATCCGGTCGGAGATCGAGAAGATCAGCGCCGAAATCGCAGGGCGGAGCCACGGCCAGGACACATCCCCGAGGGCCGGCGACGGCCATGACCTGACCATCAGGAGGCTCAACGAGTACAAGGCACGCCTGTCCACCCTTCAGAAAGAGAAG TCGGATCGGCTGCACAAGGTCCTGGAGCACGTGACGGAGGTGCACTCGCTGTGCGACGTGCTGGGCGAGGACTTCATCGCCATCGTGAACGAGGTCCACCCGGGGCTGCACGAGGCCGACCCCGGCAAGCCCACCAGCATCAGCGACACCACGCTCACCAGGCTCTCCCAGGTCGTCGCCATGCTCACCGCCGAGAAGGCCAAGCGAGCAGCCATG CTGCGGGAAGCCGTGGTGCCGCTGGTGGAGCTGTGGGACCTGATGGACTCGCCGGTGGAGGAGCGGCGGGGATTCCAGAAGGCGGCGGCCGTCCTGAGGCCCGCGAAGGAGGAGGTCCTGTCCTCCGGCGTGCTGTCCATGGCCAGCATCaagaagacggaggaggaggtggagaggctgaCGCGGCTCAAGGCCGGCCGGATGAAGGAACTCGTTCTCAAGCGGAGGCTGGAGCTGGAGAACATCTGCCGGAGCATGCACGTCGAGCCCGACGCCAGCACCGTGCCGGAGAAGTCCATCGCGCTCATCGACTCCG GCCTCGTGAACCCTTCTGAGCTCATGGCCAGCATCGACGACCAGATAGCCAAGGCCAAGGAAGAGCATCAGTCGAGGAAGGACATCATGGAGAAGATCAACAAGTGGCTGCTGGCCTGCGAGGAAGAGAAATGGCTCGACGACCACAACGTG GATGAGAACAGATTCAGCACCGGCAGGACCGCGCGCCTGAACCTGAAACGCGCCGAGAAGGCCAGGGTCATCATCATGAAGATTCCAG CTATTGTTGATAACCTGATGAGTCGAACGCTGGCGTGGGAGAGCGAAAGGAAGAAGCCATTTCTGTACGACGGG GCTCGCCTGGTGGCCGTGCTGGAGGAGCACAAGCAAGCCAGGCTGAGGCAGGAGGAGGAGCGGCGGAGACTCCGG GAGCAGAAGAAGCTGCGCACCCTGTTCAGCGAGAAGGAGGCGATGCCGCGCCTCAAGAGGCCCAGCGGCAGCGGCGGGTTCAGCAGGACGCCGGAGCCGAGCAGCATGAACCGGAAGAGGGTCGACGCCGGCAGGCTCACGTGCTCCGCCCCGTCGATGCGCAGCGGCAGCAGCGGGtccagctgcggcggcggcggcggtggacgttCCTCGGGCGAGCTCGACAGGCCGCGGTCGTCGGCGGCCGGGGCCGGGCGCTGCGGCGAGCTCCTGCACGGCGCAAGGCGGCTGTCGGCGTCGTCGTTCAACTACGTCGGCGTGGCCAAGGCCGGCGGCAGCATGTCTTCGTCGCTGGCGTCGCTGTCCTGA